GCCGTGATGAACATAGACCTTCCCCGGGTACTCATTGGGTTGCGCCGAGAACTCCCGGTCACACTTCTCGCACTTCACGTTTTCCATACTGCCCTCCCGATACCCCAAGTACGTTGGGAAATTCAATATAGTCTTTGATTGGCCGGTTGTCAAATCTACTACGGGTCTCTGGTTGCCGGCCAACATCTTAAGAAACGTCAGTATCCTGGGCCAGATACTCGCTTAGTAACAGCAGGTCTTTCTCAAGCGTAGAGAATGCCGAGTTGAACCTGCCGTCAGTGACCAGGGCTACCTCTACCTCCAGACCCATCCTCACTATCGAGTTGGTGGTAGTAAGCATTTCCCGGAATCCGGTCCCCCTCTGGGACCTTTGTATTTCATGAACACCACATCGCCACCTCGGACCTTGCCGCGCGGTATCACCCTCACGTCTGCTTCTCCATAATTATCTCGGCAGCCATGCGGCAGGCCCCGGCCACAACAGTGGAACATTTCTCCGTGGAGCCGGCTTTTCGCCACTCCTCGGCTTCAACCGGGTTTGCCAGGTTATAAGCTCTGCCAAATAACAGTTTCAGGATTCCACCACACATGGTACTGCTGAACTCCTTCTCAAAGGCACGGCAGAATGCCCGACTCGGGCGCAGCGACCTGAGATACCCTTCCCAATCGTCCAGTCGGTCACGTCCATACACCAGTCCCAATACTAAAACACTACCAGTCACAGCACCGCAGGTCTCACCTCTCCGGGCAATACCGGGAAACGGCGTCAGTGCCTTCAGGGTTGTCCCGTCACCCAATCCGAACTGCTCGCTCAGTGCCAGAAAGGAAGACTGCGCACAGTTTCCAGATATTTCAAGGTACCGTCTTGCCTTCTCATCAAGCTCTTTCATAATATCC
This genomic interval from Dehalococcoidales bacterium contains the following:
- a CDS encoding C-GCAxxG-C-C family protein; protein product: MKELDEKARRYLEISGNCAQSSFLALSEQFGLGDGTTLKALTPFPGIARRGETCGAVTGSVLVLGLVYGRDRLDDWEGYLRSLRPSRAFCRAFEKEFSSTMCGGILKLLFGRAYNLANPVEAEEWRKAGSTEKCSTVVAGACRMAAEIIMEKQT